The region GGTATTCCTGTTAAACTTGGAGCTCACGGTGTTGAGGAGATACTAAAACTTGACTTCACACCGGAAGAAAAAGATCTGTGGAAATCATCTGTAAACTCAGTAAAATCAGGAATTGAAAGAATAAAAGAACTTGGATTGATTTAAGAGGTAGGTAATGAGAGAGATACAGGCTTCTTTGATTACAGAGATAGTTAAAGATCTTGTAATGGACGCAGAGTACAATCTACCTGAGGATTTTATACATGCAATAGAAAAATCCGTTGACAAAGAAGAATCTCCTATAGGAAAAGAGATACTTAATGAGATACTGAAAAATGCCCAGGTCGCATCTAAAGAGAAGGTAGCTTACTGTCAGGATACAGGTTATCCTGTATTTTTTGTGGAGATAGGTCAGGATGTCCATATAGTAGGTGGAAGTATAAGAGATGCTATAAATGAGGGCGTAAGAAAAGCTACCAAGGAAGGTTATCTAAGAGCATCTTTAGCGTTTGATCCTGTTTTTGAGAGGAAAAATACAGGGGATAACACACCTGCACTTATATACTTTGATATCGTTCCGGGAGATAAGATAAGGATAAAGTTTGCAGCTAAAGGTGGAGGATCTGAAAATCAGAGTAAGCAGATCATGCTGAGACCTGCTGACGGCCTGGAAGGTGTTAAAAAGTTTGTTCTCAAATGTATTGCAAATGCAGGTCCAAACGCATGCCCACCATTTACAGTTGGTGTAGGTATAGGAGGAACGTTTGATTACTCAGCTGTTCTCGCAAAGAAAGCCCTTTTCAGACATATAGGTGAGAGACATCCTGACCCTAAAATAGCAGCTCTGGAAGAGGAACTTCTTGTTCTTGCAAACCAGCTCGGTGTGGGACCTTTAGGGTTTGGAGGAACAACAACAGCTGTTGATGTAAAGATAGAGATAGCTCCTGTTCATATAGCCTCTTTACCTGTTGCTGTAAACATACAGTGCCATGCCTCAAGACATAAAGAGATTGAGATATAAGGGGTAAGCTATGTCTGAGATAAAAAGGATAACAACACCACTAACAGAAGAGATAATAGAGAACCTGAGAGCAGGCGACAGGGTTTTAATCTCAGGATACGTCTATACTGCGAGAGATGCAGCACATAAAAGAATGTTAGAGGAGTACGAGAAAACAGGAAAGCTCCCATTTGATATAAGGGGGCAGATAATTTACTACGTTGGACCCACACCACCAAGACCTGGACAGGTTATAGGTTCAGCAGGTCCAACTACAGCCTACAGAATGGACAAATACACACCTAAACTTCTTGAACTGGGTTTAAAAGGAACAATAGGAAAAGGATGGAGAGGAGAGGAGGTTAAGGAAGCATTAAAGAGATTCAAGGCTGTTTACTTTGCAGCCTATGGAGGAACAGCGGCGCTTTTATCAAAACATATAAAAAGTGTTGAGATCATAGCCTATGAAGATTTAGGACCAGAGGCTATCAGAAAACTGTACTTTGAAAACTTCCCTGTTATTGTTGCAAATGATATCTACGGAGGAGATGTATTTGAGGAGGGACAGAAAAAGTTCAGAAAGTTAGTGATATAAAAAGAATAAGAAAATAAATAGGAGGCATTCAGATGAAAGTACATGAGCATCAGGCCAAAGAGATATTTGCAAGATACGGGCTTCCTGTTCCAAAAGGATATCCTGCATTCACAGTCGAGGAAGCAGTTGAAGCTGCCCAGCAGCTGGGAAAATTCCCTGTCGTTGTTAAAGCCCAGATTCATGCTGGTGGAAGAGGAAAAGCAGGCGGTGTAAAACTGGCAAACAACCTTGATGAGGTTCAGAAGTATGCAGCTGAACTTCTTGGAAAAACACTTGTCACTTTCCAGACAGGACCTGAAGGACTTCCAGTTAGCAGAATCTACATAGAAGAAGGAACAAACATTGATAAAGAGTTTTACGTAGCGATCACACTTGATAGAAGTAAATCAAAACTGATAATAATGGCATCCTCAGAAGGTGGAATGGAGATAGAAGAGGTTGCAGCGAAAAACCCAGAGGCGATTATCACAGAGGTTATAGATCCTTTCTTAGGCCTCAGACCGTACCAGGCAAGAGAGATAGCGTTAAAGCTTGGACTTCCTAAAAATCTCTTAAACAAAGCAGCAGGTCTATTTGTAAAACTCTACGAGCTTTACATGAAAGAAGATGCATCTATGGTTGAGATAAACCCTCTCGTTCTCACAAAAGAGGGAAATATCGTAATACTTGACGCAAAAGTTGATTTTGATGACAACGCTCTTTTCAGACATCCTGATATTATGGAGATGGAAGATCCTACTCAGGAATCTGAACTTGAGGTTAAGGCAAAACAGTACAACCTTAACTACATCAAGTTAGATGGAAATATAGCATGTATGGTTAACGGTGCAGGACTTGCTATGGCTACAATGGACACAATAAAGCTTGCAGGTGGTGAACCGGCAAACTTCCTTGATGTTGGAGGATCAGCCAATGCTGAACAGATAGCAAACGCATTCAAGATAATCCTTTCAGATCCCAATGTAAAAGCTATATTCATTAATATATTTGGTGGAATTCTCAGATGTGACAGACTTGCTGAAGGTATAATACAGGCATCAAAAGAGGTAAACCCTCATGTACCAATAATAGTTAGAATGGAAGGAACAAACGTTGAGCTTGGGAAGAAAATGCTTGCAGAATCAGGATTAGACCTTATTCCCGCAGACACAATGTGGGAAGGTGCAAAAAAAGCTGTTGAGCTTGCAAGCAAAGCATAATACAAAAAATAAGGAGGAAGAAAATGAGCGTACTTGTAGATAAAAATACAAAGGTTATAGTTCAGGGAATAACAGGAAGGGAAGGATCCTTCCATGCAACACAGTGTAAAGCCTACGGAACACAGGTTGTTGGTGGAGTTACCCCAGGAAAAGGAGGACAGGAGGTAGAAGGGATACCTGTTTTTGATTCTGTAAAAGAGGCTGTAGACAACACAGGTGCTGACTGCTCCCTGATATTTGTTCCACCTCCATTTGCAGCAGATGCTATTCTTGAAGCTGTTGACGCCGGAATAAAAACAGTAATATGTATAACAGAGGGAATTCCCGTAAATGATATGATACCTGTTAAAAACTACATAAAAACATACTATCCAGATACTGTTCTTATAGGTCCTAACTGTCCTGGAGTTATAACACCTGAAGAGGCAAAAATAGGAATTATGCCAGGACATATATTTAAGAGAGGAAATGTAGGGATAGTTTCCAGATCAGGAACTCTCACATATGAGGCAGCATTCCAGCTATCAAACAAAGGGATAGGTCAGTCAACAGTTATAGGAATAGGAGGAGACCCTGTTCCAGGAACTGTGTTCTCTGATGTTTTAAAATGGTTCCAGGATGATCCAGAAACAGAAGCTATCGTTATGATCGGTGAGATAGGTGGAACAGCTGAAGAGGAAGCTGCTGAGTTTATAAAAGAGTATGTTACAAAACCTGTAGTGGCTTATATTGCAGGTGTTACAGCACCTCCGGGAAAAAGAATGGGACATGCTGGTGCGATAATAGCAGGAGGAAAAGGAACAGCTGATGAAAAGTACAGAGCTCTTGAGGCAGCTGGTGCAACGACTGTTAAAAATATATCAACTATTGGAGATGTTGTTGCTGAGGTGCTTGGAAAATAAAAATCAAACAGCGTTATAAAAACTTGATTTTACAAATCAAACAGTGTTATATTTTAGAGAAGTAAATAAGACTCAAAACAAATAAGGAGGATTCCGCTATGGCATTCGATTTAACAATCAAGTATGCCGGTGAAGGTGGTGAAGGGGTCATTTCTGCAGGTGACTTCACCATGAGAGCCGCATCCAATTTAGGTTACGAAGTTGTGACATTCAAATCATTCCCTGCTGAAATAAAAGGAGGATACGCTCTTTCTCAGGTTAGAATGTCTGATGAAAAGATACTTTCTCAGGGGGATGGTTTTAACATCCTTGTCGCATTCAATGGTGAAGCTTATGAAGTAAACAAACCTTTACTTAAAAAAGGAACTGTTCTTATATGGGACGGACCTGAAGGTGGAGATTTTGAACCTGACATAGAAGAACTAGAAGCAAAAGGTGTTTTTGTATATGCGGTTCCAATGTCAAAGATAGCAAAAGAGGATGTTGGTGCGTACATAACAAAAAACGTTGTTGCAATGGCTGCAACATTTGAACTTTTTGGATTTCCTATAGAAGTTCTCAAACAGGAGATAACAAAGAAATTCTCTAAAAAAGGTGAAGATGTTGTTAACCTAAACTTCAAAGCTGTTGAAGCAGGTGTTAACTACGTAAGAGAGAATATCAAAAAAATAGATCCTTACAAAGTACCAGGACCATTACCAAAGAAGGATGTTATCATTCTTGAAGGTAACGAGGCTATCGCTTTGGGTGCTGCAGCTGCTGGAGTTAAAGTTTTTGCAGCATATCCGATCACACCGGCTACTACAGTTGGTAACTACCTTTCACCAATAATACTAAAAACAGGTGGATTTGTTTACCAGTCTGAGGATGAGATTTCCTCAATGGCTGCTATAATCGGTGCTTCATTCGCAGGTGTTAAAGCGATGACAGCAACATCAGGTCCAGGTATATCTCTTATGCAGGAGCTTATAGACCTTGCATCAATGACTGAGCTTCCAGTTGTAGTTGTTGATGTTCAGAGAGCTGGTCCATCAACAGGTATGCCAACAAAACACGAACAGGCAGACCTATTTGCTGCTGCATTAGGTGGACACGGTGATGACCAGAGGGTTGTCATAGCACCTAAAAACGTTGAAGAGAACTTCTACCTGACAATAGAAGCATTCAACTTATCAGAAAAGTATCAGCTTCCTGTTATAATGCTTACGGATGGTTCTCTATCCCTCAGAGCAGAAGCTATACCAACACCTGATATAAAGAAAATAAAAGAAAACCTTATAGAAAGACCAGTTGTAAGAAAAGAAGATGTAAAACCTGAAGAACTGGATAATCTTTTCAGATATGCCATAACTGAAAGTGGAATATCTCCTGTGTTTGTTCCAACAGTATCACCTAAACCTTACACAGCTACAGGTCTTGAACACGCTGAGAACTCACGTCCAAGAACAACACCTAAAGAAAGAACTGTAATGATGGACAAGAGATTCAGAAAGATAGCAAATATAGAACAGGAAAATCCACATCTGGTAGAGTGGGATCTTGGAGACCTTCAGGAAGGTGATAAGGCTGATATAGCTGTTGTTGCATGGGGATTAACAGCATCAATAACACAGGAAGCTGTTAAGAGACTTAGAGAAAAAGGATACAAGATAGCAGCTTTATATCCAAAACTCCTCTATCCAGTTCCTAAGAACGCACTTGAAAAACTTGCATCTATGGCAGATCAGATACTTGTTCCTGAAGCTTCTTATCTTGGACATTTCGCAAGATTTATGAAGATGTTCACAAACATCCCTCAGGAGAAAATAGTACAGTTCAACATATACAGAGGTGAACCATTCATACCAGCTGAGATTGAAGAAAAGATATTAGAACTAGTTGGACAGAAAGCAAGTGCTTAATATAAATAACTCAGAAAAAGGAGGATTTAATTATGGAATATATTAAGTTAGAAGAAAAACTCCCACCTAAGGAGTACAGGAGTGATATAGAACCAACATGGTGTCCAGGGTGTGGAGACTTTGGTGTTGTTACAGCTTTAACTAAAGCATTCTCAGAAGAGAGATTTGATCCAACAGCGATTACAATGACATCCGGTATAGGATGTTCTTCAAGACTTCCTCTCTGGATGAACGCTTTCGGAATACACACAGCTCACGGTAGAGCACTTCCTGCAGCTGTTGGTGTAAGACTTGCAAGACCTGAAACACCTACTATAGTAACAGCAGGTGATGGTGATATATTCTCAATAGGTATGGAGCACTTCCCACACACTGCAAGAAAGAACTTTGATATAACACTTATAGTTATGGATAACAGAATGTATGCTTTAACAAAGAACCAGACATCTCCAACATCAAGACATGGGTATAAAGGATCTTTAAACCCTTACGGAAATATTGAAGATCCGTTCAACGTTATCAAGTTCGCTATAGCTTCAGGTGCAACTTTTGTTGCCCAGTCTTACTCAGGTAATCCAAAACATCTTGCTGAAACAATACAGGCAGCTGTAGAACATAAAGGATTTTCTTTCGTTAACGTTCTCTCTCCATGTCCAACTTTCAACAAGATAGATACTTTCAAATACTACAAGGGAAGACTGATAGATATAAACAAGGAGCTAGGACACGATCCTTCAGATATGAAGGCAGCTCTTGAGCTTGCTTCCCATGTACTTGATGCTGATTATCCTGAGCTTGAGGATGCTGAGCCGTTCAAAGGAAAAAGACCTATCGGAATATTCTATAAAGTGGAAAAAGAGACATTTGAGGAAAGAATAGCAAAGCTGAAAGAGAAGTTCGCTCCTAAGGAAGGAGAAGAACCTGACTGGGACGAGATACTTGCAAAATACAGACCTTAATTTGAAGGCCGCTTTAAGCGGCCTTTTTTTATTCAAACCCTTGACAATCATCAGTTTAGAACTATAATTAATATTCCCTGTTTGAAGAACAAAAAACTTGACATTGATTAAAATCTAAAATATACTGTGTATCTGCTTTAAGCGGCTGAGGTAAAGGCGCTTAGGCTACATGGCAGATGAATAGGGGAGCCAGATGTGCGTAAGGAATTGAGTGGAGAGTTTGATCCTGGCTCAGCGCGAACGTTGGCGGCGCGCCTAACACATGCAAGTCGTGGGGCAGCAGGCCACTTCTTCGGGAGTGGTGCTGGCGACCGGCGAACGGGTGAGTAACACGTAGCTGACCTACCCCAGGGATGGGGATAACCCTCCGAAAGGGGGGCTAATACCCAATAACGAGCCCTGTATAATGATGGGGTTCCAAAGGCCTACGGGCGCCCTGGGATGGGGCTGCGTCCCATCAGCTAGTTGGTGAGGTAACGGCTCACCAAGGCTACGACGGGTAGCCGGCCTGAGAGGGTGGCCGGCCACAGTGGGACTGAGACACGGCCCGCACCCCTACGGGGGGCAGCAGTGGGGAATATTGGGCAATGGCCGAAAGGCTGACCCAGCGACGCCGCGTGGTGGAAGAAGCCCTTCGGGGTGTAAACACCTGTCAGGGGGGAAGATGATGACGGTACCCCCAGAGGAAGGGACGGCTAACTACGTGCCAGCAGCCGCGGTAATACGTAGGTCCCGAACGTTGCGCGAAATTACTGGGCGTAAAGGGTCCGTAGGCGGTCTGGTAAGTGGAAGGTGAAAGCCCACGGCTCAACCGTGGAATTGCCTTCCAAACTGCTGGACTTGAGGGCGGAAGAGGTCGGCGGAATTCCCGGTGTAGCGGTGAAATGCGTAGATATCGGGAGGAACACCGGTGGCGAAGGCGGCCGACTGGGACGCACCTGACGCTGAGGGACGAAAGCCAGGGGAGCGAACCGGATTAGATACCCGGGTAGTCCTGGCCGTAAACGATGGGTGCTAGATGTGGGCGGGGATATCCCGTCCGTGTCGTAAGCTAACGCGTTAAGCACCCCGCCTGGGGAGTACGGGCGCAAGCCTGAAACTCAAAGGAATTGACGGGGACCCGCACAACCGGTGGAGCGTCTGGTTTAATTCGATGCTAACCGAAAAACCTCACCAGGGCTTGACATGCGGTGTGTCGTGCCCGAAAGGGTGCTAGGTTACTCTTCGGAGTAACCGCGCCGCACAGGTGGTGCATGGCCGTCGTCAGCTCGTGTCGTGAGATGTTGGGTTAAGTCCCGCAACGAGCGCAACCCTTGCCCTGTGTTACCAGCGGGTGAAGCCGGGTACTCACAGGGGACTGCCGGCGATAAGTCGGAGGAAGGAGGGGATGACGTCAGGTCAGTATGCCCTT is a window of Persephonella marina EX-H1 DNA encoding:
- the sucD gene encoding succinate--CoA ligase subunit alpha, giving the protein MSVLVDKNTKVIVQGITGREGSFHATQCKAYGTQVVGGVTPGKGGQEVEGIPVFDSVKEAVDNTGADCSLIFVPPPFAADAILEAVDAGIKTVICITEGIPVNDMIPVKNYIKTYYPDTVLIGPNCPGVITPEEAKIGIMPGHIFKRGNVGIVSRSGTLTYEAAFQLSNKGIGQSTVIGIGGDPVPGTVFSDVLKWFQDDPETEAIVMIGEIGGTAEEEAAEFIKEYVTKPVVAYIAGVTAPPGKRMGHAGAIIAGGKGTADEKYRALEAAGATTVKNISTIGDVVAEVLGK
- a CDS encoding 2-oxoacid:ferredoxin oxidoreductase subunit beta, with translation MEYIKLEEKLPPKEYRSDIEPTWCPGCGDFGVVTALTKAFSEERFDPTAITMTSGIGCSSRLPLWMNAFGIHTAHGRALPAAVGVRLARPETPTIVTAGDGDIFSIGMEHFPHTARKNFDITLIVMDNRMYALTKNQTSPTSRHGYKGSLNPYGNIEDPFNVIKFAIASGATFVAQSYSGNPKHLAETIQAAVEHKGFSFVNVLSPCPTFNKIDTFKYYKGRLIDINKELGHDPSDMKAALELASHVLDADYPELEDAEPFKGKRPIGIFYKVEKETFEERIAKLKEKFAPKEGEEPDWDEILAKYRP
- the sucC gene encoding ADP-forming succinate--CoA ligase subunit beta; its protein translation is MKVHEHQAKEIFARYGLPVPKGYPAFTVEEAVEAAQQLGKFPVVVKAQIHAGGRGKAGGVKLANNLDEVQKYAAELLGKTLVTFQTGPEGLPVSRIYIEEGTNIDKEFYVAITLDRSKSKLIIMASSEGGMEIEEVAAKNPEAIITEVIDPFLGLRPYQAREIALKLGLPKNLLNKAAGLFVKLYELYMKEDASMVEINPLVLTKEGNIVILDAKVDFDDNALFRHPDIMEMEDPTQESELEVKAKQYNLNYIKLDGNIACMVNGAGLAMATMDTIKLAGGEPANFLDVGGSANAEQIANAFKIILSDPNVKAIFINIFGGILRCDRLAEGIIQASKEVNPHVPIIVRMEGTNVELGKKMLAESGLDLIPADTMWEGAKKAVELASKA
- a CDS encoding Fe-S-containing hydro-lyase — translated: MSEIKRITTPLTEEIIENLRAGDRVLISGYVYTARDAAHKRMLEEYEKTGKLPFDIRGQIIYYVGPTPPRPGQVIGSAGPTTAYRMDKYTPKLLELGLKGTIGKGWRGEEVKEALKRFKAVYFAAYGGTAALLSKHIKSVEIIAYEDLGPEAIRKLYFENFPVIVANDIYGGDVFEEGQKKFRKLVI
- a CDS encoding fumarate hydratase; translation: MREIQASLITEIVKDLVMDAEYNLPEDFIHAIEKSVDKEESPIGKEILNEILKNAQVASKEKVAYCQDTGYPVFFVEIGQDVHIVGGSIRDAINEGVRKATKEGYLRASLAFDPVFERKNTGDNTPALIYFDIVPGDKIRIKFAAKGGGSENQSKQIMLRPADGLEGVKKFVLKCIANAGPNACPPFTVGVGIGGTFDYSAVLAKKALFRHIGERHPDPKIAALEEELLVLANQLGVGPLGFGGTTTAVDVKIEIAPVHIASLPVAVNIQCHASRHKEIEI
- a CDS encoding 2-oxoacid:acceptor oxidoreductase subunit alpha — encoded protein: MAFDLTIKYAGEGGEGVISAGDFTMRAASNLGYEVVTFKSFPAEIKGGYALSQVRMSDEKILSQGDGFNILVAFNGEAYEVNKPLLKKGTVLIWDGPEGGDFEPDIEELEAKGVFVYAVPMSKIAKEDVGAYITKNVVAMAATFELFGFPIEVLKQEITKKFSKKGEDVVNLNFKAVEAGVNYVRENIKKIDPYKVPGPLPKKDVIILEGNEAIALGAAAAGVKVFAAYPITPATTVGNYLSPIILKTGGFVYQSEDEISSMAAIIGASFAGVKAMTATSGPGISLMQELIDLASMTELPVVVVDVQRAGPSTGMPTKHEQADLFAAALGGHGDDQRVVIAPKNVEENFYLTIEAFNLSEKYQLPVIMLTDGSLSLRAEAIPTPDIKKIKENLIERPVVRKEDVKPEELDNLFRYAITESGISPVFVPTVSPKPYTATGLEHAENSRPRTTPKERTVMMDKRFRKIANIEQENPHLVEWDLGDLQEGDKADIAVVAWGLTASITQEAVKRLREKGYKIAALYPKLLYPVPKNALEKLASMADQILVPEASYLGHFARFMKMFTNIPQEKIVQFNIYRGEPFIPAEIEEKILELVGQKASA